Proteins encoded by one window of Ulvibacter sp. MAR_2010_11:
- the secA gene encoding preprotein translocase subunit SecA — MGLLDSVLKVFVGDKSKKDIGDIQPFVNEIKKYEAAFEKLSLDELRSKTDAFKAKIKQDQKDIQSQIDALEAEAETMEDIDLKEDIYNRIDALQKDRYEVEKKTLDEILPEAFAVVKETAKRFKNNETLEVTASPFDREISGAKDYVTLEGEKAIWKNSWDAAGKEITWDMVHYDVQLIGGVALHQGKAAEMHTGEGKTLVATLPVYLNALAGNGVHLVTVNDYLAKRDSAWMAPIFEFHGMSVECIDNHRPNSEERRKAYNADITYGTNNEFGFDYLRDNMAHAPLDLVQRPHHYAIVDEVDSVLIDDARTPLIISGPVPEGDRHEFNELKPKIESIVEVQRKYLTGVLAEAKRLIKEGDTKEGGFQLLRVYRGLPKNKALIKFLSEEGVKQILQKTENHYMQDNNREMPKVDAELYFVIEEKNNQIELTDKGVEFLSGKEDPEFFVMPEIGIEIAKIDAEDLTPAEAAEKKEELFREFGVKSERIHTLSQLLKAYSLFEKDTQYVVMENKVLIVDEQTGRIMDGRRYSDGLHQAIEAKENVKIEAVTQTFATITLQNYFRMYKKLSGMTGTAVTEAGELWEIYKLDVVEIPTNRPIARDDRQDKIYKTKREKYNAVIDEVTELSQAGRPVLIGTTSVEISELLSRMLSIRNISHNVLNAKMHKKEADIVAEAGNSGMVTIATNMAGRGTDIKLSEAVKKAGGLAIVGTERHDSRRVDRQLRGRSGRQGDPGSSQFYVSLEDNLMRLFGSERIAKMMDRMGLKEGEVIQHSMISKSIERAQKKVEENNFGIRKRLLEYDDVMNAQREVVYKRRYHALFGERLRVDIANMIYDTSEVIAESNKLAQDYKNFEFELIRFFSMSSPVSEAEFEKMDVQEIAGKVYKAAYRHYQDKMVRSAETAFPIIKNVYETQKDKYKRILVPFTDGIKTLNVATDLEKAYNTEGKQLVQDFEKNITLAIIDDSWKTHLRKMDELKQSVQLAVHEQKDPLLIYKFEAFELFKAMIEKVNKDVISFLFKGELPQENQQQIQEARSVKPKEKLNEQKDEIPNMDERAAQSRAAGNTQRQQITETIVRDRPKIGRNDKVTIKHVMSGENKTLKFKQAIPLLDKGEWVLVDE; from the coding sequence ATGGGATTATTAGATAGTGTATTAAAAGTTTTTGTAGGTGACAAATCCAAAAAAGATATAGGTGATATCCAACCGTTTGTTAATGAAATAAAAAAATACGAAGCTGCTTTCGAAAAATTGAGTCTGGATGAACTACGTTCCAAGACCGACGCCTTTAAAGCAAAAATAAAGCAAGATCAGAAAGACATTCAATCTCAAATTGATGCGCTTGAAGCGGAGGCCGAAACCATGGAGGATATCGATCTGAAAGAAGATATTTACAACAGGATTGATGCCTTACAGAAAGATCGCTACGAAGTTGAAAAGAAAACGCTCGATGAAATTCTTCCCGAAGCCTTTGCCGTTGTAAAAGAAACAGCAAAACGATTTAAAAATAACGAAACCCTCGAAGTCACCGCCTCTCCTTTCGACCGTGAAATTTCGGGCGCTAAAGACTATGTAACGCTCGAAGGCGAAAAAGCCATCTGGAAAAATTCATGGGATGCCGCCGGAAAAGAAATTACATGGGACATGGTGCACTACGATGTTCAGCTTATTGGCGGAGTTGCGTTACATCAAGGGAAAGCAGCCGAGATGCATACCGGGGAAGGAAAAACTTTGGTGGCAACGCTGCCTGTTTATCTTAACGCCCTTGCCGGTAACGGAGTACATTTGGTTACCGTAAACGATTACCTCGCGAAACGAGACAGCGCATGGATGGCACCTATCTTCGAATTTCATGGTATGAGTGTGGAATGTATCGACAATCATCGCCCCAATTCGGAAGAACGAAGAAAAGCATACAATGCCGATATTACCTACGGAACCAACAACGAATTTGGCTTCGATTACCTGCGTGATAATATGGCGCATGCTCCTTTAGATCTTGTACAACGCCCACACCACTACGCCATTGTGGATGAGGTGGATAGTGTTTTAATCGATGATGCACGTACTCCCTTGATTATTTCCGGACCTGTTCCTGAAGGGGATCGCCACGAATTTAACGAACTAAAGCCCAAAATTGAAAGCATTGTAGAAGTACAGCGAAAATATCTCACCGGAGTACTGGCCGAAGCCAAACGCTTAATTAAAGAGGGTGACACCAAAGAAGGTGGTTTCCAATTACTGCGTGTATACCGCGGGTTACCCAAAAATAAGGCTCTTATCAAGTTTTTATCTGAAGAAGGTGTAAAACAAATCCTTCAGAAGACCGAAAACCATTATATGCAAGACAACAATCGCGAGATGCCGAAGGTAGATGCCGAGCTGTATTTTGTAATTGAAGAGAAAAACAATCAGATTGAATTGACCGACAAAGGAGTTGAATTCCTTTCAGGAAAAGAAGATCCCGAATTCTTCGTGATGCCCGAAATTGGTATAGAAATAGCCAAAATTGACGCCGAAGATCTTACTCCTGCCGAAGCTGCCGAAAAAAAGGAAGAACTCTTCCGTGAATTTGGCGTAAAAAGTGAACGTATACATACGTTAAGTCAGTTGTTAAAAGCGTACAGCTTGTTCGAAAAAGACACCCAATATGTGGTGATGGAAAACAAAGTCCTTATTGTAGACGAACAAACCGGTCGTATCATGGACGGACGTCGTTACAGTGACGGTTTGCATCAAGCTATAGAAGCCAAGGAAAATGTAAAGATTGAAGCAGTTACCCAGACTTTTGCCACAATTACACTTCAGAATTACTTTAGAATGTACAAAAAGCTGTCCGGAATGACAGGTACGGCTGTTACCGAAGCCGGTGAGCTTTGGGAAATCTATAAATTGGATGTGGTTGAAATTCCAACCAACCGTCCTATTGCGCGTGACGACAGACAGGATAAAATTTACAAGACAAAACGTGAAAAATACAATGCGGTAATCGATGAGGTTACCGAACTCTCGCAAGCGGGAAGACCGGTGCTAATTGGTACTACTTCGGTAGAAATTTCAGAATTATTAAGTAGGATGTTGAGTATTCGAAATATTTCGCATAATGTCTTGAACGCCAAAATGCATAAAAAAGAAGCGGATATTGTAGCCGAGGCCGGAAATAGCGGGATGGTCACCATTGCCACCAACATGGCAGGTCGTGGTACCGATATCAAGTTAAGCGAAGCAGTAAAAAAAGCAGGTGGTTTGGCCATTGTAGGTACAGAACGCCATGATTCCCGACGTGTAGACAGACAGTTGCGTGGTCGTTCGGGACGTCAAGGGGATCCCGGAAGTTCTCAATTTTATGTATCGCTGGAAGATAATTTAATGCGTCTCTTCGGAAGTGAGCGTATCGCCAAAATGATGGACCGTATGGGCTTGAAAGAAGGCGAAGTGATTCAGCATTCCATGATCTCAAAATCGATCGAGCGGGCACAGAAAAAAGTTGAAGAAAACAACTTTGGTATTAGAAAGAGATTGCTGGAATATGACGATGTGATGAACGCACAGCGTGAAGTAGTCTACAAGCGTCGGTACCATGCTCTATTTGGAGAACGCCTTCGGGTTGATATCGCAAATATGATTTACGATACTTCGGAAGTGATTGCCGAAAGCAATAAACTGGCACAGGATTACAAGAATTTCGAATTCGAATTAATTCGCTTCTTTTCTATGAGTTCTCCTGTTTCCGAAGCAGAATTTGAAAAGATGGACGTTCAGGAAATTGCCGGAAAAGTATATAAGGCGGCCTATCGTCATTATCAGGATAAAATGGTTCGCAGTGCCGAAACAGCCTTCCCAATCATTAAGAATGTATACGAAACTCAAAAAGACAAGTACAAGCGAATTTTAGTACCGTTTACAGACGGAATTAAAACGCTGAATGTCGCAACCGATCTTGAAAAAGCCTACAACACCGAAGGAAAGCAACTGGTTCAGGATTTTGAAAAGAACATCACCCTTGCCATTATCGACGACTCCTGGAAAACGCATTTGCGTAAGATGGACGAATTAAAGCAATCGGTACAGCTGGCAGTTCACGAACAAAAAGACCCTTTATTGATCTACAAATTTGAAGCTTTTGAATTATTTAAGGCGATGATCGAAAAGGTGAATAAGGATGTGATTTCCTTCTTGTTTAAAGGTGAATTACCACAGGAAAATCAGCAGCAAATTCAAGAAGCCCGCAGTGTAAAACCGAAGGAGAAATTGAACGAGCAGAAAGACGAGATTCCTAATATGGATGAGCGTGCTGCCCAATCGAGAGCCGCCGGAAATACACAGCGACAGCAAATAACCGAAACCATAGTACGCGACCGACCTAAAATTGGGCGTAATGACAAGGTTACTATAAAGCACGTGATGAGCGGTGAAAACAAAACCTTAAAGTTTAAACAAGCCATTCCGTTATTGGATAAAGGCGAGTGGGTTTTGGTAGATGAATAG
- a CDS encoding helix-turn-helix domain-containing protein, giving the protein MYPLRFFWIVLLVCATASAQKNSDFDEMLIDATHMLYSQPQQTQKIVEHVIQNSEDPSEIIKAFLLQGRVFYVSGEYEQAVNATLEAKKRAEATQNKEMQVEVNAFGIHMLNLLGLDVAAEKYYEFTEAVLTEEEIGRYNFYLDGGKSLLLANKNIEQENYDDALNHLKEAKSFFEKIPKPTLVNQTQILQSELYLKAMPLDAAFAQLNLVLNNADEAYPNDFQKMVVLNQLGEVYFLRKEYPIAITTLKEAMAISESISNKVYQYEIVEKLAVNYLALEDSENFYAYKKIGNELANTVEIDEENAVNSVFNYTNENHTSKRDQVSYTYKRNSALLGGVLALILLAWLGLKIRYKSRTRQYQDFIKYFEKRQKAEINDSESNSHLPKKEVSKSLNIPKETEEILIQKLDKFENSVHFTKQDMSLAQLASQFDTNTKYLSEIINTHKDKNFNSYINELRINYIIDKLKSNRKYLQYKISYLAEESGFSSHSSFATVFKSVTGIPPTVFIDILKSQKHSSKQVKPYEHAE; this is encoded by the coding sequence ATGTATCCCCTTCGTTTTTTTTGGATAGTACTTCTTGTTTGTGCCACTGCTTCGGCACAGAAGAATAGTGATTTCGATGAAATGCTGATCGATGCTACCCATATGCTTTATTCACAACCGCAACAAACGCAAAAGATAGTAGAGCATGTTATTCAGAATTCTGAAGATCCTTCCGAAATTATAAAAGCATTTCTTCTGCAGGGCAGGGTCTTTTATGTAAGTGGCGAATACGAACAAGCCGTAAATGCAACACTTGAAGCAAAAAAAAGAGCTGAAGCTACCCAAAATAAAGAGATGCAGGTGGAAGTGAATGCCTTTGGTATTCACATGCTCAATCTGTTAGGGCTTGATGTTGCTGCCGAAAAATACTATGAATTTACCGAGGCGGTTTTAACGGAGGAAGAAATAGGCAGATATAACTTTTATTTAGACGGCGGCAAGTCATTGCTTCTTGCCAATAAAAATATCGAGCAGGAAAATTATGATGATGCCCTCAATCATCTTAAAGAAGCAAAATCTTTCTTCGAAAAAATTCCGAAGCCAACCTTAGTAAATCAAACACAAATTTTACAATCTGAGTTGTATCTAAAAGCAATGCCTCTGGACGCTGCCTTTGCACAATTAAATTTGGTGCTTAACAACGCTGATGAAGCCTATCCAAACGATTTTCAAAAGATGGTTGTACTCAATCAATTGGGAGAAGTATACTTTTTAAGAAAAGAATATCCTATTGCAATTACTACACTGAAGGAAGCGATGGCAATTTCTGAAAGTATATCGAATAAAGTGTATCAATATGAAATTGTAGAAAAGCTTGCCGTTAATTATTTGGCTCTGGAAGATTCAGAAAATTTCTATGCGTATAAAAAAATCGGTAACGAGCTTGCCAATACTGTTGAGATAGATGAAGAAAATGCAGTCAATTCGGTTTTTAATTATACCAACGAAAATCATACGTCAAAACGTGACCAGGTTAGTTATACCTACAAACGAAATTCAGCGTTATTAGGAGGTGTGTTGGCGCTCATACTTTTGGCTTGGCTGGGGCTGAAAATACGATATAAATCGCGTACCCGACAATATCAGGATTTTATCAAATACTTCGAAAAGCGTCAAAAAGCAGAAATAAATGACAGTGAGTCAAACAGTCACCTTCCAAAAAAAGAAGTTTCGAAAAGTTTAAACATTCCAAAGGAAACCGAAGAAATCCTTATTCAGAAGTTAGACAAATTCGAAAACTCGGTGCATTTTACAAAACAGGACATGTCTCTTGCGCAGCTGGCTTCTCAGTTTGACACCAATACAAAATACCTTTCAGAAATTATTAATACCCATAAGGATAAGAATTTTAACAGCTACATCAACGAGTTGCGCATTAACTATATCATCGATAAATTAAAAAGCAATCGCAAATATCTTCAGTATAAGATTAGTTATTTGGCAGAAGAAAGCGGATTCTCTTCGCACAGTAGTTTTGCAACGGTTTTTAAATCGGTTACCGGCATACCTCCTACAGTATTTATCGACATTCTGAAGTCACAAAAGCATAGTTCCAAACAAGTTAAACCTTACGAGCATGCGGAGTAA
- a CDS encoding tetratricopeptide repeat protein, which produces MRSKYFLLYILIAVLFAGQSVFAQKNGDSILTQANNLIYEDPDAAIEKALLIVDNDTTAVKLKVRGLLIISTAYTSKRDNEKSLEYVLQAEKFIPLIESETQKMTVLNRIGAQYNDLKIYDKAIDYLDESLALIQKYPQQDSIQNLLGYNSILRGFIYREQMSCDVALKYFDKAIEAYLNTVRNPIMNGNVSICYYNKGNCLLTLNKIEAAESSFLKSVEYAERINALSLIAFGQKGLAEVKTREGKYEASNTIIQNALSISENVGDLVLYRGLYYGLSNNYLALGDWENYNLYRTKFLDLQRETKLSERKSINQSLLNLAEGRANEIERLHAKNMPLQIVLICSILLSIFLLIRDVIRSEKKLKSLEKELKN; this is translated from the coding sequence ATGCGGAGTAAATACTTTCTTCTCTACATCCTGATTGCAGTGCTATTCGCAGGGCAGTCTGTCTTTGCCCAAAAAAATGGAGATAGTATATTAACTCAAGCAAACAACTTGATTTATGAAGATCCTGATGCAGCCATAGAAAAAGCGCTGCTAATTGTTGATAACGATACTACTGCTGTAAAACTAAAGGTGAGAGGCCTACTTATAATCTCCACAGCCTATACTTCGAAGAGAGACAATGAAAAATCTCTGGAATATGTACTTCAAGCAGAAAAATTTATTCCCTTAATTGAAAGTGAAACTCAAAAAATGACCGTTCTCAATAGAATAGGCGCGCAATACAACGATCTGAAAATTTATGACAAGGCAATAGATTATCTGGATGAGTCGCTCGCTTTAATCCAGAAATATCCTCAACAAGATTCTATTCAGAATCTGCTGGGATATAATTCCATACTTAGAGGATTTATTTACAGGGAACAGATGAGTTGTGATGTGGCGTTAAAATATTTCGACAAGGCTATTGAAGCCTATCTCAATACGGTTCGAAACCCTATTATGAATGGAAATGTGAGCATTTGTTACTATAATAAGGGAAATTGTTTACTCACACTGAATAAAATTGAAGCAGCAGAATCAAGTTTTCTAAAATCTGTAGAATATGCCGAACGTATTAATGCCCTCAGCTTGATTGCCTTTGGTCAAAAAGGACTGGCAGAAGTGAAAACACGGGAAGGTAAATATGAGGCATCCAATACAATTATTCAAAATGCATTGTCAATTTCGGAAAACGTGGGAGATCTTGTCCTCTATAGAGGATTGTACTACGGACTTTCGAATAATTATTTGGCACTGGGGGATTGGGAAAATTATAATCTTTACAGAACTAAATTTTTAGACCTTCAACGAGAAACGAAACTTTCAGAAAGAAAATCTATTAACCAATCACTTCTCAATTTAGCAGAAGGAAGAGCGAACGAAATTGAACGGCTACACGCTAAAAATATGCCGCTGCAAATTGTCTTAATTTGCAGTATACTTCTATCAATATTTTTGTTGATTCGCGACGTGATTCGCTCCGAAAAAAAACTGAAATCCCTCGAAAAAGAGTTAAAAAATTAG
- a CDS encoding YCF48-related protein, producing the protein MKKTILFTLLACAIGTGSLLAQFVVKPTFFETTGVSNDGIVAGYEGQSGPYSLWDADNDTFVNIGGVAPGLGHGGMARFSADGNTISGSEYFTLNTPTEWEKLNTGFNYIFRGIEFPENQNDIAFAAGESSTYNGDGIVIKTTDGGTTWTEIWSGAGQGLEGISFPTLYTGYVAGFGGYFAKTTDGGATWQQQTPIPDVFFYREMAFKDENNGVITAQTNTGSAVYWTNDGGQNWTEGTGLTSVPYQITYVSGNTYFLVTNSGQIQKSVDNGATWTTIFTGTPEFLIGIDFYNEMIGIVTTYYDNDGNNYAYKTVDGGATWQPYLVAQAGAILRDVAWKDENNLTIVGTPELIFGSEDGGETWPIDNFGTSTFTEALYEVLYTSNGTGYIIGSQGVMFRKQSESNTYSVMSMYDVPTDTWTTLGHFDYPVDGGLSSGYNVSGDGSTVVGSAWVEPNPNEIGLTTNACVWTAATGIVNLGSLFSETNRGTRAQAVSHDGSVIGGWQDFNGPWKSAVWRKDTNGDYLPNEYLLLDPNGDPTDENNQLSEVTAISADGNWIGGRSDWVTNNEPYIWSEATGAILLGTLAPNGQGHVTAINHDGSIVIGYFQIGPWDPNVPFIWTSAGGLQEFGEFVTGTLGYEMAASPVYAPNAMSPNGQYITGWGYDPNIGPWGDLFTFRLQMPTVPLNDVCVDAEALVCGTTVTNSTIFGTNTGGNGSPDVYYSYTGNGVQETITLNACGPETNFPTTVRVYSDCTLTNQITFNDSSCDNNPELSFESDGTSTYIIMVEGYNSSAAGNFQLSISCEEIVLGISDQTINNTVLYPNPVQNVLQISSKVEMTEASVYSMSGALVITKNIGATTSEIDFSSLTTGMYFVKVTSENSVETFKIIKD; encoded by the coding sequence ATGAAAAAAACTATTTTATTTACGCTTTTAGCTTGTGCGATTGGCACAGGTAGTTTACTTGCCCAGTTTGTGGTAAAGCCAACATTTTTTGAAACAACCGGCGTTTCGAATGATGGTATTGTTGCCGGATATGAAGGGCAATCGGGTCCCTATTCTTTATGGGATGCAGACAATGATACCTTTGTCAACATTGGTGGAGTAGCTCCGGGGCTTGGACATGGAGGAATGGCTAGATTTTCGGCAGATGGAAATACCATCTCAGGATCGGAGTATTTTACACTTAATACCCCAACCGAATGGGAGAAACTAAATACGGGATTTAATTATATTTTTAGAGGAATTGAATTTCCTGAAAATCAAAATGATATCGCCTTTGCAGCAGGTGAATCATCAACATATAACGGTGATGGAATCGTTATAAAAACGACCGATGGTGGAACTACCTGGACAGAGATTTGGTCTGGTGCAGGTCAAGGTCTTGAAGGAATAAGCTTTCCAACCCTCTATACAGGTTATGTTGCAGGATTTGGAGGGTATTTTGCAAAAACTACCGATGGTGGTGCTACATGGCAGCAACAAACCCCAATTCCTGATGTCTTTTTTTACAGAGAGATGGCATTTAAAGATGAAAACAATGGAGTAATTACTGCACAAACCAATACGGGTTCTGCTGTGTATTGGACAAACGATGGGGGACAAAATTGGACAGAAGGCACCGGTTTGACCAGTGTACCCTATCAAATTACCTATGTTTCAGGAAATACTTATTTTCTAGTTACAAATAGTGGTCAAATTCAAAAATCTGTTGACAATGGTGCCACTTGGACGACCATATTTACAGGTACTCCCGAATTTTTAATAGGGATTGATTTTTATAATGAAATGATTGGTATTGTCACCACTTATTATGACAACGATGGCAATAATTATGCTTACAAAACTGTCGATGGGGGTGCTACATGGCAACCTTATCTGGTAGCGCAAGCAGGAGCGATATTACGCGATGTTGCCTGGAAGGATGAAAATAATCTTACTATCGTAGGGACTCCCGAGTTAATCTTTGGATCTGAGGATGGTGGAGAAACTTGGCCGATTGATAATTTTGGAACCAGCACATTCACTGAAGCTCTTTATGAAGTGCTTTACACAAGTAATGGAACAGGTTATATAATTGGCTCACAAGGTGTTATGTTTAGAAAGCAGAGTGAGTCTAATACCTACTCTGTAATGTCTATGTACGATGTACCTACCGATACCTGGACAACCCTTGGTCATTTTGATTATCCTGTAGATGGTGGATTAAGTAGTGGATATAATGTTTCGGGCGACGGTTCTACCGTCGTGGGGAGCGCATGGGTGGAACCAAACCCGAATGAAATCGGACTTACCACCAATGCATGTGTTTGGACTGCAGCCACAGGGATTGTAAACCTAGGTAGTTTATTTTCAGAAACTAATCGTGGAACAAGAGCTCAAGCTGTGAGCCATGACGGTAGTGTTATAGGCGGATGGCAGGACTTTAATGGTCCGTGGAAATCGGCTGTATGGAGAAAAGATACTAATGGAGATTATCTTCCAAATGAATACTTATTACTGGATCCTAATGGAGATCCAACCGACGAAAATAATCAACTAAGTGAAGTTACTGCTATTTCAGCAGACGGTAATTGGATTGGTGGAAGAAGCGACTGGGTTACAAATAATGAACCGTATATATGGAGTGAAGCTACAGGTGCAATTTTGTTAGGAACACTTGCACCCAACGGACAAGGACACGTAACCGCAATAAATCACGACGGAAGTATTGTGATCGGTTATTTTCAAATTGGACCATGGGATCCGAACGTACCTTTTATTTGGACTTCTGCAGGAGGTTTACAAGAATTCGGTGAGTTTGTAACCGGAACTCTTGGATATGAGATGGCAGCCAGTCCTGTATATGCACCAAACGCTATGTCTCCAAACGGGCAATATATCACAGGTTGGGGATATGACCCTAATATTGGACCCTGGGGTGATTTGTTTACATTTAGATTACAAATGCCAACAGTGCCTTTAAACGATGTATGTGTGGATGCTGAAGCCTTGGTGTGTGGTACTACTGTTACTAATTCTACTATTTTCGGAACCAATACAGGCGGAAATGGTTCACCCGATGTATATTACTCATACACAGGGAACGGTGTACAGGAGACTATTACCCTAAACGCTTGTGGGCCGGAAACCAACTTCCCAACTACGGTACGTGTATATTCAGATTGTACATTGACGAATCAAATAACATTTAACGACAGTTCATGCGACAATAATCCCGAACTTAGTTTCGAATCGGATGGTACGTCTACCTATATCATCATGGTAGAAGGTTATAACAGCAGTGCTGCAGGAAATTTTCAACTCTCTATAAGTTGTGAGGAGATTGTTTTGGGAATATCAGATCAAACGATAAACAACACTGTTTTGTATCCTAATCCTGTACAAAATGTATTACAAATTTCTTCGAAAGTAGAAATGACCGAAGCTTCAGTATACTCGATGTCCGGGGCCTTAGTAATAACAAAAAACATAGGAGCAACGACTTCTGAAATTGATTTTTCAAGCCTAACCACCGGCATGTATTTTGTAAAAGTAACTTCAGAGAATTCTGTTGAAACCTTTAAAATAATCAAAGATTAG
- a CDS encoding DUF4199 domain-containing protein — protein MKKITIELKWAIIVTALTLCWMLLEKTLGWHDEDIADHFWLTLFFLPFLVLMYVLALREKRRRYYHKKISWKQAFLSGVVMSIFVALLSPLGQYITHNYITPEYFNNVIDYSVTNNNMTIKKANDYFNINNYMMQAAIGSLVGGIVISAVVAIFLRRK, from the coding sequence ATGAAAAAAATTACAATTGAACTTAAATGGGCCATCATTGTTACCGCTCTAACCCTTTGCTGGATGTTGCTAGAAAAAACATTGGGATGGCACGATGAAGATATAGCCGACCATTTCTGGCTCACCCTATTTTTTCTGCCCTTTTTGGTATTGATGTATGTGCTTGCCCTTCGCGAAAAACGCCGACGCTATTACCATAAAAAGATCAGCTGGAAGCAGGCCTTTTTATCGGGCGTGGTGATGAGTATTTTTGTCGCCTTGCTCTCTCCTTTGGGACAGTATATTACTCATAATTACATTACCCCGGAATACTTTAATAATGTAATCGATTATTCGGTGACGAATAATAATATGACAATTAAAAAGGCAAATGATTATTTTAACATCAACAATTATATGATGCAAGCTGCCATAGGATCCTTGGTAGGTGGTATTGTAATTTCGGCAGTGGTTGCAATATTCTTGCGAAGAAAGTAA
- a CDS encoding RNA polymerase sigma factor gives MSANTDQYFIDKTIQGDTQAYGTLVERYQDFVFTIALRIVKHREEAEEIAQDTFIKAFESLASFRGESKFSSWLYSIAYRKALDCIRKNKKHRASEFLDEIGEHNFETIENALSYLEEKERKEVIQNCILQLAEDDAAIITFYYFEDQSVKEIAEITGLSEDNIKIKLYRSRKKLFTLLKQFVLPEITNSNGQAI, from the coding sequence ATGAGTGCGAACACTGACCAATATTTCATCGATAAAACGATACAAGGCGATACACAGGCGTATGGAACGCTGGTAGAGCGGTATCAGGACTTTGTGTTCACCATTGCCTTGCGAATTGTGAAACATCGGGAGGAAGCCGAAGAAATAGCGCAGGACACGTTTATAAAGGCCTTCGAATCGCTCGCAAGTTTTCGGGGGGAATCGAAGTTTTCAAGTTGGTTGTACAGTATCGCATACCGAAAAGCGCTGGATTGTATTCGAAAGAATAAAAAACACCGGGCTTCAGAGTTTCTGGATGAGATAGGGGAGCATAATTTTGAAACGATTGAAAATGCGCTGTCCTATTTGGAAGAAAAGGAAAGAAAGGAAGTAATTCAGAATTGTATTTTACAATTGGCTGAAGACGATGCAGCAATCATTACGTTCTATTATTTTGAAGACCAATCTGTAAAAGAAATAGCAGAAATAACCGGACTTTCAGAAGATAATATTAAAATAAAATTATACCGAAGCCGAAAAAAATTGTTTACTTTACTGAAACAATTTGTGCTTCCTGAAATAACAAATAGCAATGGACAAGCCATCTGA
- a CDS encoding DUF6249 domain-containing protein produces the protein MGSEVIVIPIIFGVLFGIYYLFISARNKERLALIEKGADASIFYGKDRKVTPMWKVIIINLALLCMGIGIGIFIAAIMNYNLGVDEDVAYPGTIFLMAGIGLFAGFYFTKKLNSDA, from the coding sequence ATGGGATCAGAAGTAATTGTAATACCTATTATTTTCGGAGTACTATTCGGAATCTATTATTTATTTATTTCAGCAAGAAATAAGGAACGCCTTGCCTTAATAGAAAAAGGCGCAGACGCCTCTATTTTTTACGGGAAAGATCGTAAGGTAACCCCAATGTGGAAGGTAATCATTATCAATCTTGCTCTTTTGTGTATGGGCATTGGAATAGGAATCTTTATTGCTGCTATTATGAATTACAACCTGGGGGTAGATGAAGATGTTGCCTATCCGGGAACTATCTTTTTAATGGCGGGAATCGGGCTTTTTGCAGGTTTCTATTTTACGAAAAAATTAAACAGCGACGCGTAA
- a CDS encoding RNA polymerase sigma factor, giving the protein MSDTLLVEQCKQNNRKAQMALYKRYCDGMFIIAQRYVKDTAAAEDAMQEAFVKAFQKLHQFKGDVTFGSWLKRIVINTCLDVIKARKMELYSINEEVMHISEEGTDWEVSDETTYSEILNAIEKLPENYKTVVQLFLLEGYDHQEISQVLDISESASRTNLHRGKIQLQEQLKHLQYGTGY; this is encoded by the coding sequence TTGTCTGATACACTACTTGTTGAGCAATGTAAACAAAACAACCGTAAAGCACAAATGGCTTTGTACAAACGGTACTGTGACGGTATGTTTATTATTGCACAAAGGTATGTAAAGGATACTGCAGCGGCAGAAGATGCCATGCAAGAAGCGTTTGTAAAGGCGTTTCAAAAATTACACCAGTTTAAAGGGGACGTCACCTTTGGGTCCTGGTTAAAGCGGATAGTGATTAATACGTGTTTGGATGTCATCAAGGCAAGAAAAATGGAATTGTATTCCATCAATGAGGAGGTGATGCATATTTCGGAGGAAGGAACCGATTGGGAAGTTTCAGATGAAACTACTTATTCTGAAATTCTCAACGCGATTGAAAAGCTACCCGAAAATTATAAAACAGTGGTACAATTATTTTTACTGGAAGGATATGACCATCAGGAAATTTCACAAGTATTAGATATTTCCGAAAGCGCCTCCCGTACGAATTTGCACCGCGGAAAAATACAATTACAAGAACAATTAAAACATTTGCAATATGGCACGGGATATTAG